The DNA segment CCGGCGCCCTGCTTGGCCATCTCGATGCCGTAGGCCTTGGACATGGCTTCGCGGCCATGTTCACGCAGGGCGTGGGCAATTTCATGGCCCATGACCGCCGCCAGCTCATCATCGGTCAACTTGAGGGTGTCGATCAGCCCGCTGTAGACAAATATCTTGCCGCCAGGCCCGCAGTTGGCGTTCATCTCGTCGCTTTTGATCAGGTTCACTTCCCACTTCCACTGCGCCGCATCCGGACGGAAGGTGGGAGCCTGGGCGATCAGGCGCTTGGCGATAGCCTGCACACGTTTGGCGTTGGTGCTGGTCTTGTCCAGCAGGCCCTTGCCACTGGCTTCGCCAAGGGTCTGCTGGTACGACTGCGCGTACATCTGGTCGACTTCCTGGCTCGACAGCATGCTGAACATGTACTGCTTGCGCTCCACACCCACGGCGCCGCCACTGGTGGTGTTGACCGACTGGCAACCGGCGAGCAGCAAGGCTGCGCTCAATGCCGTTACCGCCAAATATTTTTTCATGCGCCTTCTCCCTGAAATTATGGCGCATATCCTAGGCCCTCCCTTGTATCTGCGCCAGATACACCTGACGCATAACCGCTGATTTCAGACATCCCCCACGCCCACAACCATTCTATAAACGACACCCCTGATTCTTTTACAGGGCAGCACCTCATGTCTGCAGCGCCTGTGGCCGATATAAGAAAACAGATGATGCCCTAAGCGCCCGGAGCTTCCATGAAATTCAAGTCGATTCAGTTTTCTGTTGCGGCATTGGCCGGGGCCATCGTGCTGAGCGTCGTGGCGGCCCTGGTGCTGTACGCGCTGTTCGCCGGCGCACGGACCCAGGACATGGTGCAGGCACGCACCCAGGCGCAATTCGAGCAGATCATCGAGCAACGGCTCACGGCACTCGCCCACACTCAAGCCACACTGATCCAGCGCGAACTGGAAGCGCCACTGGTGACCGCCAAAGGCCTGGCCACCACCAACGCACTGATGGGCATGAAAGACGCAAACGGCGGCGCCCCATTGCAGGTCAGCCGCGAACAACTGATCAACCTGCTGCACGAAACCGTGGTGCGCAACCCGAAAGTCCTCGGCTCCTATATCGCCTGGGAACCCAATGCCATCGACCACAACGACGCCAACTACCTGAACACCGCCGTGGTTGGCATAGAGCCCACAAACGGGCGCTTTATGCCCTGGTGGTTCCGCAATCAGGACGGCAGCCTGGGCCTGGAAAAACTCGCCGACCTGACCGACCAGAAAATTCTCTCCACCGGCATCCGCGCCAGTGAGTACTACCTCTGCTCCAAGGAAACCCAAAAACCCTGCGTCATCGACCCCGCGCCCTATCGCGTAGGCAATACCACGGTGATGCTGGCCTCGTTTATCGAGCCGATCATGATCGACGCAAAGTTCCAGGGCATCGTCGGCGCCGATCTGTCGGTTAACTTCATCCAGGAAATGCTGACCGCTGCCGACCAGAAGCTGTACAACGGTGCCGGCGAAATGGCGCTGATTTCCAACAATGGCCGCCTGGTCGCCTATACCAAGGACGCCAGCAAGCTGGGAGAGAAAGCCAGCGACCTGTTCGACAAAAATACAATCGATCACCTCAACCAGCCGAACGTCGGCGAAGTCCGCTACGACGTCGACCAGGCCCAGGGGCTGATCGAGTTGTTCCTGCCCTTCAACATCGGCCAGACCGATGCGCGCTGGACCTTGATGCTGCAACTGCCGTTGGGCACGGTGATGGCCGACTTGCAAGCGCTGCAGGGCGACCTGGACGCCCAGCGCAAAACCGATATCTTCGGCATGACCATGGTTGGTCTGGTGATTGCCGGCATCGGCCTGCTGGTGATCTGGCTGGTGGGGCATGGCATTGCCCGGCCGCTCAAGCAGATGGTGGCGATGCTCAATGACATCGCCCAGGGCGAAGGCGATTTGACACGCCGCCTGACCAGTGACCGCGCCGACGAACTGGGCGCGATTGCCGCCGGCTTCAATACCTTTCTGATCAAGCTGCAGGGCATGATTACCCAGGTGGTCAGTTCGGTGCAGAAAGTCAGCGATTCGTCGGAACACACCGCCGACATCGCCATCCGCACCAACCTCGGGGTGCACAAGCAAATGGTCGAGATCGACCAGGTCGCCACCGCCGTGCACGAGATGACCGCCACCGCCCAGGACGTGGCCCGCAATGCCACCCAGGCCGCACAAGCCGCCACCCATGCCGACCAGGCTGCGAGCCAGGGCATGCAGATTGTGCGCGACACCTCCACGTCCATCGGCGCCCTGGCCCTGGAGATCGGCAAGGCAGTGGGCGTGGTCCAGACCCTGGCCAAGGACAGCGAGAACATCAATGCCATCCTGATTGCCATCCGCGGCATTGCCGAGCAGACCAACCTGCTGGCCCTCAACGCCGCCATCGAAGCTGCACGGGCTGGCGAACAGGGCCGGGGCTTTGCGGTAGTGGCCGACGAGGTGCGCAACCTGGCGCAGAAAACCCAGAAGGCCACCGAAGAAATCCAGGCCATGATCCAGCAATTGCAGCAAGGCACGCGGGACGTGGTACGGGTCATGGAAGACAGCCAGCAGCGTACCGATGAAAGCGTGCAGCACGCGGCCAAGGCGGCCCAGGCCCTGGAGACCATCACCCAGGCCGTGTCGGTGATCAATGACATGAACACGCAGATTGCCAGTGCGGCAGAGGAACAGAGTGCGGTGGCCGAGGACATCAACCGCAATGTGATCAATATCGGCCAGGTGGCCAATGAGGTGGCGGGCGGTGCCGATGAGTCCAGTGCTGCCAGTGCGGGGCTGACCCAGTTGGCGGAGCAGCAGCGGCGGTTGATCAATCAGTTCAAGGTATAAAGGTTTCAGTGGCCTTCAGGGCCGTATCGCAGGCAAACCAGCGCCCACATTTGAAGGTATTCACACGTCAAAATGTGGGAGCTGGCTTGCCTGCGATGGCGCCAGCGAATCCCCCACTCAACCCCCAGCCTCAACCCGGGGTCAAACACTCCGGCCCATTGAGCTTCGGATCATTGACCATGTTAGCCAGCACCCGCTCACGCAACGCCGCCGGCTCACCGGCCAGCAACCCCTGCAACACATGCAACGGCGTCTCGGGATCGAGCCAGGCTTCCTGCCCCGCCGCATCCAGAATCAGCGGCCGGCGCTGGCTCTGCGCGGCCTGGGTCACCACTGCCGCGCTCAACCACACCTGCTCCTGCACCGGATAAGCCTCCCAGATCGCCGCAAAGAACAGCGTCGAGCCCTCCCCCGGCGTGAGCCAGTACGGCCGCTTGCGCTGGGTGCCACGCCATTCATAAAAGCCATTGGCTGGCAGCAGGCAGCGGCGCAGGCGAAAGGCCTCGCGAAACATCGGTTGTTCGGCCAGGGTTTCGGCGCGGGCATGGGCCGGGGTGCGGGACAGATCAGTCAACCAGGGGGGCGTCAGCCCCCAGCGGGCCCGCGCCAGGGTGCGCTGGCCGTCGGTAGCGCGCTGGATCAGCACCGAATCATTGGGAGAAATATTCCACTGGGCCTGTTGATCCGCCGGGAACCCCGGCAAGGCAGCGAAGGCGGGGTTCCAGCGAAACAGGGCATAACGTCCACACATGGGGCAACACGACTCTTGGGTAAACCGAACGACAGCCTAACAGACCAGCACGTCGGGGTAGCTGTCGGGTTCATCGCCGGGTAGCGGTTGGGCGCCGATATAGGCGGTAATCAACTCGCGGGCTTCACCAGCCTGGTCGTTCTCCACTTCCAGGCCCAACAGGCCGAAGATCGGCAGTTCACCCGTACCACCCAGCAGATGGCGCCCCACCAGATGGGCGTCGATACCTTCGCTGGCGAGCATTTGCTGCAGCAACTCGCCCTCCATCAGGTTTTCCGGTTCGTAGATTCGTTGCATGGCTGCCCCCCTTATTCATTCTCGCTGCGCACTTCGAGCATCCATTCCTCGCCGTGGACCTGCAGGTAGAAATTGATCGGCCGACAGCACACCTGGCAGTCCTCTATATAGTTCTGGTCACCGCCGGACAAATCCACAGATGTCTCGACCTCTTCACCACAATAAGGACAATCGTACAGCGCAGGTTCTAGCATCGCGGTCTCTCCCAGGTGACTTGTGCGTATAATCGCCGGTCTATTTGCAGGGCTTTTTCGTTTGATGCCATTTGTTCAGACCTGCCCTGTCACTTATCGATCCAAACCTTTACTTACCCTAGCCGTTTCTAACAAGAGAGCATGATGGGCGAATTCGATACCATCCGACCTTACAACGACAGCGAAGTCCCGGCAGTACTGGCCCGGCTGTTCAGTGACAAGGCCTTTCTGGACATCCTGACCCACTTTCGCTTCCCGCGCTTTGCCGGCGCCTTCGGCTGGCTGCTCAAGCCGCTGATCGCCCAGAAGCTGCGCCGTGAGTTCGCCGGTGTGACCACCGTCGCCACCTTGCAGGACAAAGTCGAGTTTTACGTCGACCACACCATCGACCGGGCGACCGACGGCGTCACCTATACCGGGGTCGAACAGCTCAAGTCCGGTACGGCCTATGTTTTCCTGGCCAACCACCGCGATATCGTGATGGACCCGGCCTTCGTCAACTATGCGGTGTACCACGCCGGCCTGCCAACACCGCGCATTGCCATCGGTGACAACCTGCTGCAGAAGCCGTTTGTCAGCGATCTGATGCGCCTGAACAAGAGTTTTATCGTACATCGCTCCATTACCGGGCGACGCGAGAAGATGGCGGCGTACCAACTGCTGTCGGCCTACATCAACCATTCGATCCGTAACGACTGCCAGTCGATCTGGATTGCCCAGGCCGAAGGCCGCGCCAAGGATGGGGATGATCGCACTGAGTCGGCGATCCTCAAGATGTTCCATATGAGCCGCAAGGATGAGCCGTTTGCTGACGTCATCCTGTCGCTGAACCTGACGCCGGTGTCCATCAGCTACGAATACGACCCGTGCGACGCGGCCAAGGCGCGCGAACTGTATATCCGCGCCACCACCGGCACCTACGCCAAAGCGCCAGGTGAAGATGACGTGAGCATTGCCCTGGGCATCACGGGCTACAAGGGCCGGGTCCACGTCAACTTCGCGCCGCCGATTGTCGAGCGTTTTGAAGACACCAAACAGTTGGCCATCGAGATGGACCGACAGATTCTGGGGGGCTACCGGTTATTTCCCGTGCATTACCTGGCCTACGCACAATGGAGCGACGCCGACCCGCAATTGCAGGTGCCGACGGCTGCCGAGGTGTTCCCGGCGGACGAGTTGGCCAAGGCGAAAGCAGAGTGGGAGCGACGCTTGATTGCCTGCCCGGCGGAGCACCGACCGTATCTGGTGCTGCAATATGCGATGCCGGTGCGTAATCAGTATCGGGTTAAAGCAGGGATTGTCCTGTAAGCCAATAGCGTGAACAACACACAACACAATGTGGGAGCGGGCTTGCCCGCGATGGTGGTGGGTCAGTTGATAACTATTTGACTGACACACCGCTATTGCGAGCAAGCCCGCTCCCACAGTGGTTTTGGGGTATTTTTACAATTGAGTGCTGAGCCAGGAGATCACTAGCGCCAGCCCGATACAGGCAAACCCGAGGCGGTAGCCCAGGCGATGACGGCGCTCGGTACGCACATCCAGAAACAGCATCGGCTGGTCGATTGCCCGCCCTTCACTTTGCGCGGCAAGTTGGGCCATCGCCCGCTGCTCCCGCAGGCGGGTCACAAACAGCAGCCCGGCGCCGGGGCAGGCAATCAACAATGCAGTGGTATTTAGCAGTAATGCCGGCAGCGACATCAAAAAACCTCGGTGTAACAGTGACCGGGTGTCCATCCAGATACAAACCTGAACGGACTGCGCCCTCCTGCGCATCACAGCTCCCTCCCCCATTGACGACTACTGTATCGAGTAATTTACAGCGTCACCTGAACGTCACCTTAACAAGCCACTCTGTTGCCCTTCGCACACAAGGGAGCTTGTCATGTTGCACGCGCAGAACCAGGATCGGCTGTATCTGATCGCCCCCAGCGATGAGCAAGAGGCGCTGGTCGGCGGCCTGGCGTTCAATGTCCAGGACCGGCACTGGCTGGTGTATTGCGCCCTCGGCGGGCACCAACATGCCGACCTGCCGGAGCTGGACCTGCTCACAGGCGTGAGTGTGCTGGACTTTTATGTCGAAACGGCGGCATGAAGAGCGCAGACACAAAAAAGCCGGGCCCGTAACGGGGCCCGGCTTTTTTACAGCTGATTATTGCGAGCTGAGGATCTGGCCGATGCTTGGATCCTTGAACAGACGCGTCAGGGCGTCACTCAACACGTCGCTGACCAGCTTGGTGTTGGTTTCCTGGTTCGGCGCCATGCCGAAGCGCTGGTCCAGGGACGCACCGTAACGGCCGCTGTAGCGACGGTTGCCGGCCGACACATCAGAGCGGAAGGTCGCACCGATGGTGGCTTCGGTCACGTACAGGCCTTCCTTGGGCGACTGATACTTCAGCTCTGCCAGGGTCACGGTCAGTTGCGGCGCGCCAGGCGAGTTGCTGGTCGGGGTGAAGCCCAGCAGGCGCACAGCCGCTTCGGCCTGGGCTTGCAGCTTGGGCAGCACGTCGGCGCCGGTCACCGTGATGGCGCTGGTTTCCGGGTACAGGCCACCGCGGGTGCCCAGGGTCGGCGACGGACGACCGTCAACCACCCGCACCGAGACCGGCTGGCCATGGCCTACAGGCGCCAGCTGGGTGGTGAGCTTGGGTTGCGGGCTGAGTTGCTGCGGGCTGTGGGCGCAGCCAACCAGGGTCAAGCTGGTCACAGTGATCAAACCGAACAACAGGCGTTGCAACATGCTTTTCTCTCCAGAAATCAGGTACCGACAGCCGAGCAGTATAGCGGTGCGCCGCTGCCGGGAACTAGCGTCAGTTACAACCTCAGACACAGGCCCGCCGGCTGCGGTTCAGTGTCACCGATATGTCATGCTGGGCTGGCATGCTTGGCCCCATTATCAGGAGGCCCACCATGTTCGACTTTCTCTGGCGCTTATTCGCACGCAAGCCCGCCTTTCGACACTTTGCCCTGCTCGACGCGCAAGGTCGTTGCCAGGCATTCAAGCACTGCAGCCAGCCACCGGTGGGTGGAGGCTGGGTCGAAGTCGAGGAGATCCGCTTGAGCTGGATGCACCAGCCACTGCCCGCCCGCGCCCGCATCAGCCCGCGCCGCGCACGGTCATCACACCGCCTGCCGTTGACCGCCTGACCGAAGCGCTAATAAAAGTCATAAAACACGTCCATTTCCCTGCAGTTCTTCGCTACAATCTCCCCCCGATTATAAGGACGTCTCCTGATCGGGCCTCGCAGCATCGCTAATGCTCCGGTATTAGCTCCCCCGCACCGCCCACAGAGAGCCGCCCACACAGATCGAGTGAAGCTGGCGAGCTGGCTGTTTTGTCTGCAAACCTGCGCCTTTACCGAATCTGCCAGAGCTGCCATTGCGCTCGGCCACTTGAGTTGTTTGCCCGTTATGCCGCGTGTCGGCAGTGATTTCGGGCCAGGTGCCAGGCTGGGGCAGCCCTTTTTTGAGGTTCACGTCTTCAAAAGAGCGTGAAAAAAACGGGTTTTCACAACTTCACAAGAGTGTGGCGAGCAAATGAATAGTTTTGCGTTTGT comes from the Pseudomonas shahriarae genome and includes:
- a CDS encoding M48 family metallopeptidase → MKKYLAVTALSAALLLAGCQSVNTTSGGAVGVERKQYMFSMLSSQEVDQMYAQSYQQTLGEASGKGLLDKTSTNAKRVQAIAKRLIAQAPTFRPDAAQWKWEVNLIKSDEMNANCGPGGKIFVYSGLIDTLKLTDDELAAVMGHEIAHALREHGREAMSKAYGIEMAKQGAGALLGLGQDSMALADTVANYGMTLPNSRSNENEADLIGLELSARAGYNPNAAITLWNKMAKASEGAPPEFMSTHPASSSRIASLQAAIPKVMPLYQQAKKS
- a CDS encoding SOS response-associated peptidase, with the protein product MCGRYALFRWNPAFAALPGFPADQQAQWNISPNDSVLIQRATDGQRTLARARWGLTPPWLTDLSRTPAHARAETLAEQPMFREAFRLRRCLLPANGFYEWRGTQRKRPYWLTPGEGSTLFFAAIWEAYPVQEQVWLSAAVVTQAAQSQRRPLILDAAGQEAWLDPETPLHVLQGLLAGEPAALRERVLANMVNDPKLNGPECLTPG
- a CDS encoding CPXCG motif-containing cysteine-rich protein, producing the protein MLEPALYDCPYCGEEVETSVDLSGGDQNYIEDCQVCCRPINFYLQVHGEEWMLEVRSENE
- a CDS encoding putative signal transducing protein, translating into MQRIYEPENLMEGELLQQMLASEGIDAHLVGRHLLGGTGELPIFGLLGLEVENDQAGEARELITAYIGAQPLPGDEPDSYPDVLVC
- a CDS encoding YajG family lipoprotein encodes the protein MLQRLLFGLITVTSLTLVGCAHSPQQLSPQPKLTTQLAPVGHGQPVSVRVVDGRPSPTLGTRGGLYPETSAITVTGADVLPKLQAQAEAAVRLLGFTPTSNSPGAPQLTVTLAELKYQSPKEGLYVTEATIGATFRSDVSAGNRRYSGRYGASLDQRFGMAPNQETNTKLVSDVLSDALTRLFKDPSIGQILSSQ
- a CDS encoding 1-acyl-sn-glycerol-3-phosphate acyltransferase is translated as MGEFDTIRPYNDSEVPAVLARLFSDKAFLDILTHFRFPRFAGAFGWLLKPLIAQKLRREFAGVTTVATLQDKVEFYVDHTIDRATDGVTYTGVEQLKSGTAYVFLANHRDIVMDPAFVNYAVYHAGLPTPRIAIGDNLLQKPFVSDLMRLNKSFIVHRSITGRREKMAAYQLLSAYINHSIRNDCQSIWIAQAEGRAKDGDDRTESAILKMFHMSRKDEPFADVILSLNLTPVSISYEYDPCDAAKARELYIRATTGTYAKAPGEDDVSIALGITGYKGRVHVNFAPPIVERFEDTKQLAIEMDRQILGGYRLFPVHYLAYAQWSDADPQLQVPTAAEVFPADELAKAKAEWERRLIACPAEHRPYLVLQYAMPVRNQYRVKAGIVL
- a CDS encoding methyl-accepting chemotaxis protein; translation: MVEIDQVATAVHEMTATAQDVARNATQAAQAATHADQAASQGMQIVRDTSTSIGALALEIGKAVGVVQTLAKDSENINAILIAIRGIAEQTNLLALNAAIEAARAGEQGRGFAVVADEVRNLAQKTQKATEEIQAMIQQLQQGTRDVVRVMEDSQQRTDESVQHAAKAAQALETITQAVSVINDMNTQIASAAEEQSAVAEDINRNVINIGQVANEVAGGADESSAASAGLTQLAEQQRRLINQFKV